A window from Marinagarivorans cellulosilyticus encodes these proteins:
- a CDS encoding ATP-binding protein, with protein sequence MSQHSFKVDTRLALLLSENYRSPEKALKELVDNAWDAEADEVRITLPGIVSKESIVVEDSGTGMTLAELQSEYLNIARNRRDRSGDFTPSKRRKVKGRKGIGKFSGLMIASAMTLETWARGSRSEFRLDKALLDSHEGLPEMPLEITETASTELAQGTRITLSDLHQNIRFPDETRLKQVLIADYGREDGFNIIINGKPLGVDDLQGEYVEQPLNLNEGEGILRCTVSEQKRKLRKPGISIRIDGKVVGDPCFFGLDQADDIPRKLLDKCFGEIELTGRSNDVTADWGALIEGSKTELDLLECVQPILREQLKSVYGQEMHLAQARLRKKAKERIAKLPENRRDFAELAIKKILDKFYQEPESKLEPIVSVLLDALERSDYRVVLEFINDARHSEVAKFAEALEEFGLVELALVAEQATHRLRFLDYLEEICSKKETLEKHVHRAIEKNLWLFSPEYSLFSSDITLKRQVEEYLGRKYTGDRADKRPDLFLTQNLNGERLLIEFKRPNHSLRFEDYQQATAYRNDFHQNGIDQQINVILIGGKRGNDLSVQNLREPNVKIIIFDDLICAARRQYQWLLEK encoded by the coding sequence ATGAGCCAACATTCCTTCAAAGTCGATACACGCTTGGCCTTATTGTTAAGCGAAAATTACCGCTCACCCGAAAAGGCTCTGAAGGAGTTAGTTGATAACGCATGGGATGCCGAAGCAGACGAAGTGCGTATTACATTGCCGGGTATTGTCAGTAAAGAATCTATCGTCGTTGAAGATAGCGGCACAGGCATGACTTTGGCTGAGCTACAAAGTGAATATTTGAACATCGCCAGAAACCGCCGCGACCGCAGTGGTGACTTTACTCCAAGCAAACGTAGAAAAGTAAAAGGTAGAAAAGGAATTGGCAAGTTCTCAGGCTTAATGATCGCCTCGGCTATGACGCTGGAGACTTGGGCTAGAGGGAGTCGTTCGGAGTTTCGTTTAGACAAAGCACTTTTGGATAGCCACGAAGGCTTGCCCGAAATGCCGCTTGAAATTACAGAAACTGCGAGCACAGAGTTGGCTCAGGGCACACGTATAACGTTAAGCGATTTACATCAAAACATACGCTTTCCTGATGAAACTCGCCTTAAGCAGGTTTTGATTGCAGATTATGGCAGAGAAGATGGTTTTAATATTATCATCAATGGAAAGCCACTGGGGGTTGATGACCTTCAAGGTGAATACGTAGAGCAGCCCCTTAATTTGAATGAGGGTGAAGGCATTCTTCGCTGCACTGTTAGCGAGCAAAAACGCAAGCTAAGAAAGCCTGGTATATCCATACGTATTGATGGGAAAGTTGTGGGTGACCCATGCTTCTTTGGTTTGGATCAAGCTGATGATATACCAAGAAAGTTACTCGATAAGTGCTTTGGTGAAATTGAGTTAACCGGGCGATCTAATGACGTGACGGCAGATTGGGGTGCGTTGATAGAAGGCAGTAAAACAGAACTAGATCTGCTTGAGTGTGTTCAGCCTATATTGCGTGAGCAACTGAAAAGCGTGTACGGCCAAGAAATGCATTTGGCGCAAGCTCGCCTGCGAAAAAAGGCAAAAGAAAGAATTGCCAAACTCCCAGAAAATAGACGCGACTTTGCTGAGCTAGCTATTAAAAAAATACTCGATAAATTTTATCAAGAACCAGAATCTAAACTAGAGCCTATCGTTAGTGTTTTGTTAGATGCCCTTGAGCGAAGCGATTATAGAGTTGTACTCGAATTTATTAACGATGCTCGTCATTCCGAGGTGGCTAAATTTGCGGAGGCGTTGGAAGAGTTTGGCCTTGTGGAGTTAGCACTAGTTGCAGAGCAGGCTACCCATCGATTACGTTTTTTAGATTACCTAGAAGAGATTTGTTCCAAGAAAGAGACACTAGAAAAACATGTTCACCGAGCAATAGAAAAGAATCTGTGGTTGTTTAGCCCGGAGTACAGTTTGTTTAGCTCGGATATCACACTTAAGCGACAAGTAGAAGAATATCTAGGGCGCAAGTATACCGGCGATAGAGCCGATAAAAGGCCTGACCTATTTTTGACTCAAAATTTGAACGGCGAAAGGCTGCTTATTGAATTTAAGCGCCCAAATCACTCGCTACGATTCGAAGACTACCAACAAGCGACAGCTTATCGAAATGACTTTCACCAAAATGGTATTGATCAACAAATTAATGTGATCTTGATAGGTGGGAAGCGAGGTAATGACTTGTCAGTACAAAACCTGCGTGAACCCAATGTAAAAATCATAATCTTTGACGACCTTATCTGTGCTGCGCGACGGCAGTATCAGTGGCTACTTGAAAAGTAG
- a CDS encoding restriction endonuclease subunit S, whose protein sequence is MHDCMDAGGRATSGTVADGCTNVAIEWNQWSDAGGDALMVALADLVDIRGGGTPSKKVAEYWGGSIPWASVKDFKSSELSITQDCITELGVKNSATNVLPAGTIVVPTRMALGKVAVTATNMAINQDLKALLVKDERVLDKRYLLRFLESKSDEIAKQGKGATVKGITLDVLRELDVYLPFPNNAEKSLKEQKRIAAILDKADAIRRKRQEAIQLADDFLRSVFLDMFGDPVSVDKVSFGDVVAIDAKMVDPREDAYIDLVHIGPDRIEKETGMFLPALTAREEGLISKKFLFDERHVLYSKIRPYLRKCALANNVGLCSADMYPIRAIDGKTTREFIWMLLLSEQFSHYTETLPDRASIPKLNRTELALFEFSLPKYESQVKFSKVVNSVLSMKSRYAIEVSKENLLFGSLSQKAFSGKL, encoded by the coding sequence GTGCACGACTGCATGGATGCAGGAGGTAGAGCAACGTCTGGAACGGTTGCCGATGGATGCACTAATGTCGCGATTGAATGGAATCAATGGAGCGACGCTGGAGGGGATGCTCTGATGGTGGCTCTAGCTGACTTGGTAGATATTCGAGGGGGAGGAACCCCGAGTAAAAAAGTAGCAGAGTATTGGGGCGGATCGATTCCTTGGGCTTCTGTTAAAGACTTTAAATCATCTGAACTTTCTATTACTCAAGATTGTATAACCGAGTTGGGAGTTAAAAATTCAGCGACTAATGTCCTTCCTGCCGGGACTATCGTAGTTCCAACGAGGATGGCGTTAGGTAAGGTCGCTGTAACAGCCACCAATATGGCAATAAACCAAGACTTAAAAGCGCTATTAGTTAAAGATGAAAGAGTATTAGATAAGCGCTATTTGTTACGTTTTTTGGAGTCTAAATCTGATGAAATTGCTAAACAAGGGAAAGGAGCGACTGTAAAAGGTATCACTCTTGATGTTTTACGTGAGCTGGATGTATACCTTCCATTTCCTAATAATGCCGAGAAAAGCCTAAAAGAACAAAAACGCATCGCCGCGATCCTAGACAAAGCCGACGCCATCCGCCGCAAACGCCAAGAAGCCATCCAACTCGCCGATGATTTTTTACGGTCTGTGTTTTTGGATATGTTTGGTGATCCGGTTAGCGTAGATAAAGTTTCCTTTGGTGATGTTGTCGCAATTGATGCGAAGATGGTGGACCCTAGAGAAGATGCATATATTGATTTAGTCCATATTGGTCCAGATAGGATTGAAAAAGAAACTGGTATGTTTTTACCTGCCTTAACCGCGCGGGAGGAAGGGCTGATTAGTAAAAAATTCCTTTTCGACGAACGACACGTGCTTTATTCGAAAATCCGACCATATCTTCGAAAGTGTGCCTTGGCAAATAATGTTGGTCTGTGCTCCGCTGATATGTATCCCATACGAGCGATTGATGGAAAAACAACGCGTGAATTTATATGGATGCTTTTACTATCTGAACAGTTCTCTCATTATACGGAAACTCTGCCTGATCGTGCGAGCATCCCTAAGCTTAATCGCACCGAGCTGGCATTGTTTGAGTTCTCACTACCAAAATATGAAAGTCAGGTTAAGTTTTCAAAAGTGGTTAACTCAGTTTTATCGATGAAAAGTAGGTATGCAATTGAAGTAAGTAAAGAGAACCTACTGTTTGGTAGCTTAAGCCAAAAAGCCTTTTCAGGAAAACTATAA
- a CDS encoding PDDEXK nuclease domain-containing protein, with amino-acid sequence MNKPSAKKIALAHNDDYKGWLSTLKKRFMQTRVQAAVKVNQELLQFYWQLGEQIVEKQKNSTWGDGFLTQLSQDLMHEFPDIKGFSLRNLKYIRQWVQFWQGAPEIGQQAVAQLCQIPWGHNIAIMSKCPSVTEAHFYLASTLQYGWSRNVLIHQIESGLYQREGKAITNFEQTLPPLQSDLAQQSLKDPYVFDFLSLTDNYNERELEKSLVKHITQFLLELGAGFAYMGQQVPVPVGDKDFYLDLLFYHTRLSCYVVIELKTIDFEPEHAGKLNFYINAVDAQLKKDSDQPTVGLLLCRKKDKLVAEYALKGIETPIGVSEYQLTQALPDNLKASLPSIEEIEAEFAKDVANELGEGNE; translated from the coding sequence ATGAATAAACCCTCAGCAAAAAAAATAGCCCTAGCGCATAACGACGATTATAAGGGCTGGTTAAGCACCCTTAAAAAACGCTTTATGCAAACACGCGTGCAAGCAGCCGTTAAGGTAAACCAAGAGCTGTTGCAATTTTATTGGCAGTTGGGCGAGCAAATCGTAGAAAAGCAGAAAAACAGTACTTGGGGCGACGGTTTCTTAACCCAGCTCAGTCAAGACTTGATGCACGAATTCCCCGACATCAAGGGTTTTTCGTTGCGTAATCTTAAGTACATTCGCCAATGGGTTCAGTTTTGGCAGGGCGCACCGGAAATTGGGCAACAAGCTGTTGCCCAATTATGCCAAATCCCCTGGGGGCACAATATAGCCATTATGAGTAAGTGCCCAAGCGTTACCGAGGCCCACTTTTATCTTGCCAGCACCTTGCAATACGGCTGGAGCCGAAATGTGCTCATCCACCAGATCGAAAGTGGCTTGTACCAGCGCGAGGGCAAAGCCATCACTAATTTCGAGCAAACCTTGCCGCCGCTGCAATCAGACTTGGCGCAACAAAGCTTAAAAGACCCTTATGTTTTTGACTTTTTGAGCCTTACGGATAATTACAACGAGCGGGAGCTGGAAAAGAGCTTGGTTAAGCATATTACCCAGTTTTTATTAGAGTTAGGCGCAGGGTTCGCCTATATGGGCCAGCAGGTACCTGTACCCGTGGGTGATAAAGACTTTTACTTAGACTTGTTGTTTTACCACACTAGGCTGAGTTGCTATGTGGTGATAGAGCTGAAAACAATAGACTTTGAGCCAGAGCATGCCGGTAAGCTTAATTTTTACATTAACGCTGTGGATGCGCAGCTCAAAAAAGACAGCGATCAACCCACCGTTGGCCTGTTGTTATGCCGCAAAAAAGATAAGTTGGTCGCCGAGTATGCATTAAAGGGGATAGAGACGCCTATAGGGGTTTCGGAATATCAACTGACTCAGGCCTTGCCGGATAACTTAAAGGCCAGCTTGCCGAGTATTGAGGAGATTGAAGCCGAGTTTGCTAAAGATGTGGCGAATGAGTTGGGGGAAGGGAATGAGTAG
- a CDS encoding type I restriction-modification system subunit M, whose product MLTGQIRNDIDKLWEKFWTGGITNPLTVIEQISYLMFARMLDMQEDNAERKAARSKKSDFDRVFPNTSKGQLLRWKNFKNLSGKELHKHLKNEVYPFFATLGHKSEQKDGLGGKGSAIEALGHIGEYMQDADLEIKNESVLVSAVEMVENLPLTQSDVKGDIYEYLLSKLTTAGINGQFRTPRHIIDAMIELIDPQPTESICDPACGTAGFLARTMEYLNKTYSSEAGIFADEEGNKHFTGDLLEPYRKHINTQMFWGFDFDTTMLRVSSMNMALHGVNGANILYQDSLSKSIKENFPQQEQNFFDVILANPPFKGSLDETNTNPDVLGLVKTKKTELLFIAHILRALKLGGRAAVIVPDGVLFGSSKAHQQLRSELIENNQLEGIVSLPSGVFKPYAGVSTAILIFTKGGTTERVWFYDLMADGFSLDDKRVPLKPSVKDDDVQGGTNTAGARNAGAVKRAHALEGVNDLPDAIAQWKKYRTLIDKNSRAATIDKQFGDKAQKAFVVDAADIKANKYDLSINRYKEVVYEEETYEPPKKILKKLKKLELDILKDLDELEAML is encoded by the coding sequence ATGCTAACAGGCCAAATACGTAACGATATCGACAAGCTCTGGGAGAAGTTCTGGACTGGCGGCATCACAAACCCCTTAACCGTTATCGAGCAAATCAGCTACCTTATGTTTGCCCGCATGCTGGATATGCAAGAAGACAACGCCGAGCGCAAAGCCGCGCGCAGCAAAAAAAGCGACTTCGACCGCGTATTCCCCAATACCTCAAAAGGCCAACTACTGCGCTGGAAGAACTTTAAAAACCTCAGCGGTAAAGAGCTACATAAACACCTTAAAAACGAGGTATACCCCTTTTTTGCAACCCTGGGTCATAAGTCGGAACAAAAAGACGGCCTAGGCGGCAAGGGCAGTGCTATCGAGGCCCTGGGCCATATTGGCGAATACATGCAGGATGCCGACCTAGAGATTAAAAACGAATCGGTACTGGTTAGCGCAGTAGAGATGGTCGAAAACCTGCCACTCACCCAAAGCGATGTAAAGGGCGATATTTACGAATACCTGCTGAGCAAGCTCACAACCGCCGGTATTAACGGCCAGTTTCGCACCCCCCGCCATATTATTGATGCCATGATCGAACTCATCGATCCACAGCCCACCGAAAGCATTTGCGACCCAGCCTGCGGTACCGCAGGTTTTCTTGCTCGCACCATGGAATACCTCAATAAAACTTATTCCAGCGAGGCCGGTATTTTTGCCGACGAAGAGGGCAATAAACACTTTACCGGCGATTTATTAGAGCCTTACCGCAAGCACATCAATACCCAGATGTTTTGGGGTTTTGATTTTGATACCACCATGCTGCGCGTTAGCAGTATGAACATGGCCCTGCACGGCGTAAATGGCGCCAATATTCTCTATCAGGATTCCCTCAGTAAATCCATTAAAGAGAACTTTCCCCAACAAGAGCAAAACTTTTTTGATGTCATCCTCGCTAACCCGCCGTTTAAAGGCAGCCTAGACGAAACCAATACCAACCCCGATGTATTAGGTTTGGTTAAAACTAAAAAGACCGAGTTGTTATTTATTGCTCATATTTTACGAGCATTAAAACTCGGCGGCCGCGCCGCCGTTATCGTGCCGGATGGCGTGTTGTTCGGCTCCTCCAAAGCACACCAGCAATTACGTTCGGAGCTTATAGAGAATAATCAGTTAGAGGGCATTGTCAGCCTCCCCAGTGGGGTATTTAAACCTTATGCGGGTGTGAGTACAGCTATTTTGATTTTTACCAAAGGCGGCACAACGGAAAGAGTTTGGTTTTACGATTTAATGGCGGATGGGTTTTCCTTAGATGATAAGCGGGTACCGCTTAAGCCTTCAGTAAAAGATGATGACGTACAAGGAGGCACTAATACCGCAGGCGCAAGGAACGCTGGAGCGGTAAAGCGTGCACATGCCTTAGAAGGAGTCAATGACCTGCCGGATGCCATTGCCCAGTGGAAGAAGTACCGAACATTGATTGATAAAAATTCTCGTGCTGCGACCATTGATAAGCAGTTTGGCGACAAAGCGCAAAAAGCCTTTGTGGTCGATGCGGCAGATATCAAAGCCAATAAATATGACTTATCGATTAACCGCTATAAAGAAGTGGTGTACGAAGAAGAAACCTACGAGCCGCCTAAGAAGATATTGAAAAAGTTGAAAAAACTTGAGTTGGATATACTCAAGGATTTAGACGAGCTAGAGGCCATGCTGTAA
- a CDS encoding winged helix-turn-helix domain-containing protein, producing MFVLKGLLRAESQENALVYLMLRGEGYARAIAAFYDMPVNPMQKQLAKLEEDSVIVSELIGRVRNYRLNPRYPFTEQLTALLKAAVAAYPVELKNRLLVQRTRPRQAGKPLVKAQRSKSEGE from the coding sequence ATGTTTGTGCTTAAAGGGCTGCTGCGAGCCGAATCGCAGGAAAACGCGTTGGTGTATCTTATGTTGCGCGGCGAAGGGTACGCCCGTGCCATAGCCGCCTTTTACGATATGCCGGTCAACCCTATGCAAAAGCAATTAGCAAAGCTGGAAGAAGACAGCGTTATTGTGAGTGAATTAATTGGCCGTGTGCGCAACTATCGCTTAAACCCGCGTTACCCCTTTACCGAGCAACTCACCGCGCTGTTAAAAGCCGCCGTGGCTGCGTACCCGGTGGAGCTAAAAAACCGCTTATTGGTGCAGCGCACCCGCCCGCGCCAGGCGGGTAAACCCTTGGTTAAGGCGCAACGCTCTAAAAGTGAAGGCGAATAA
- a CDS encoding DEAD/DEAH box helicase family protein: MKSVNFEFLRPDNDLLANLGGLSEAVLYVDPGSALTRLRSFAEELTKAIYKEEVLPRMPQSSFYELVKNAVFENCVSKSLIHQINFLRVQGNETAHGCEGELRNALMALGTAHQLAMYMAIKYYGKTKDQIPAFEDVKDPTATLNQLQKSVSIYQKELQKQQEELQQVMDQLERERTKNIEKLDPPAGPDQQKRKQQSQQVASSLQWNEAKTRALLIDAMLLKAGWDINTTDEVGQEVEVDFPNNPSGKGFVDYVLWGTNGQPLAVIEAKKSSATNLQAGREQARLYADALERMGYQRPVIFYSNGYETFIWDDHQYNTYRPVYGFYSKDSLEYLIYQRHYRAAELERHNPELSIADRPYQIEAIKTVAAHFQSQRRKALIIQATGTGKTRVAIALAELLLRTGWAKRVLFLCDRKELRIQADEAFKHNLPSEPRCVIGEANKIDETARVYISTYPGMMNRFAQLDVGFFDLIIADESHRSIYNKYRDLFDYFDALQIGLTATPVKFISRNTFTIFDCETTDPTFEFGLDAAINNEPPYLVPFRVKDLTTDFLRDGIHYNDLTAEQQRQLDEDLGREEAQNTTIAGKDIGRKIFSEDTDRIILENLINNGIKDDTGSLVGKTIVFAQRQDHAEHLEKLFCKLYPQYGTKVCKVIHNGIPHVESLIKEFKKADNEFRIAISVDMLDTGIDVPEVVNLVFAKPVKSMVKFWQMIGRGTRLCLNLFGQGKHKSEFLIFDHYGNFDFFEQKYQEPEDTGSKSLLQTTFEARLQLAQAALQRNHAQAFDASIALLLADINDLPDTSIAVKRELRVVHQLQQTDLLQTLDARTQHLLANTLAPLMSARVLRDKHATAFDKLIATIQCCLVEQASCFDDGRDQLLLEVDKLAINIQAVRQKDAVIAELRSAVFWQNPSIQKLEHVRKELRGIMKYRQSAAGGIYAMPATKAGDTGVQESEREVKIAGANEAMLYRRRLKDILDQMIDANPILQKIRQGQAIAEPELKTLTSIILTSHPGVSLEVLNDFYGRTADQLHITVRELIGLNPQILEAHFQAFLHAHPSLTAQQVRFMNLLKNYIAQHGSIVIDKLYDAPFTSVSHEGIDGVFNADDVNELVSVLKPYLKQDMQHDS; this comes from the coding sequence ATGAAATCAGTTAACTTTGAGTTTTTGCGCCCCGACAATGATCTGCTCGCCAATTTGGGTGGGCTTTCAGAGGCCGTACTTTATGTCGACCCCGGTAGTGCATTAACGCGCTTACGCAGCTTTGCAGAGGAACTGACCAAAGCTATTTATAAAGAGGAAGTCCTACCGCGCATGCCGCAGTCCTCTTTTTACGAGCTGGTTAAAAACGCCGTATTCGAAAACTGCGTTAGCAAGTCACTGATCCATCAAATCAACTTTTTGCGCGTCCAAGGTAACGAAACGGCCCACGGTTGCGAAGGTGAACTGCGTAATGCGCTAATGGCACTGGGTACTGCGCACCAGCTCGCCATGTACATGGCCATTAAATATTACGGCAAAACAAAAGATCAGATTCCAGCCTTTGAGGATGTCAAAGACCCAACGGCAACGCTCAACCAATTGCAAAAATCTGTATCCATCTATCAAAAAGAGCTGCAAAAGCAACAAGAAGAATTGCAGCAGGTCATGGATCAGTTGGAGCGCGAGCGCACTAAAAATATCGAAAAACTCGATCCACCCGCTGGGCCGGATCAACAAAAGCGCAAGCAGCAAAGTCAGCAAGTTGCCAGCAGCTTGCAGTGGAACGAAGCCAAAACACGGGCACTGTTAATCGACGCCATGCTACTAAAAGCCGGGTGGGATATTAATACTACCGACGAAGTCGGCCAAGAGGTCGAGGTTGATTTCCCAAACAATCCCTCGGGTAAAGGTTTTGTCGATTACGTGCTCTGGGGCACAAACGGTCAACCCCTAGCTGTTATAGAGGCTAAAAAATCCAGCGCCACCAATTTACAGGCCGGCCGTGAACAAGCGCGCCTCTACGCCGATGCCTTAGAGCGTATGGGTTATCAGCGCCCCGTTATTTTTTATTCAAACGGTTACGAAACCTTTATTTGGGATGATCACCAATACAACACATACCGCCCCGTTTATGGTTTTTACAGCAAAGACAGTCTCGAATACCTGATTTACCAGCGCCATTATCGCGCTGCCGAGCTAGAGCGCCACAATCCAGAGCTAAGCATTGCCGATCGGCCCTATCAAATTGAGGCCATTAAAACGGTTGCTGCGCACTTTCAAAGTCAGCGTCGCAAGGCATTAATTATTCAAGCTACGGGTACCGGCAAAACCCGGGTGGCCATTGCATTGGCCGAGCTACTATTACGCACTGGTTGGGCCAAGCGGGTGTTGTTTTTATGCGATCGCAAAGAGCTGCGTATTCAAGCGGACGAGGCCTTTAAGCACAACCTACCCTCAGAGCCCCGCTGCGTAATTGGCGAGGCCAATAAAATCGACGAAACGGCACGCGTTTATATTTCTACCTACCCCGGCATGATGAACCGCTTCGCTCAGCTCGATGTGGGCTTTTTTGATTTAATCATTGCCGATGAATCGCATCGCAGTATTTACAATAAATACCGCGACTTATTCGACTACTTCGATGCACTTCAAATAGGCTTAACGGCCACACCGGTAAAATTTATTAGTCGCAATACATTTACTATTTTTGATTGCGAAACCACGGACCCAACCTTTGAGTTTGGCCTAGATGCCGCTATCAACAACGAGCCGCCATACCTCGTCCCATTTCGCGTCAAAGACTTAACCACTGACTTCCTGCGCGACGGTATTCACTACAACGATTTAACTGCAGAGCAGCAACGCCAGCTCGATGAAGACCTCGGCCGAGAAGAGGCGCAAAACACCACCATTGCCGGTAAAGATATTGGCCGCAAAATTTTTAGTGAAGATACCGACCGTATCATTCTCGAAAATCTCATTAATAACGGGATCAAAGACGATACCGGCTCCCTCGTGGGTAAAACCATTGTTTTTGCTCAGCGCCAAGATCACGCCGAACACCTCGAAAAACTCTTTTGCAAACTCTACCCGCAGTACGGCACCAAAGTCTGCAAGGTGATTCACAACGGTATTCCCCATGTCGAAAGCTTAATTAAAGAATTTAAAAAAGCCGATAACGAATTCCGCATCGCCATATCGGTAGATATGCTCGATACCGGCATAGATGTGCCCGAAGTCGTCAATCTGGTGTTTGCTAAGCCCGTTAAATCGATGGTTAAATTTTGGCAAATGATTGGCCGTGGCACGCGCTTGTGCCTCAACCTGTTTGGCCAGGGCAAGCACAAAAGTGAATTTTTAATTTTCGATCATTACGGCAATTTCGATTTTTTTGAGCAAAAATATCAAGAGCCAGAAGACACCGGCAGTAAATCCCTATTGCAAACCACCTTTGAGGCTCGCCTGCAGCTAGCGCAAGCAGCTTTACAGCGTAACCATGCCCAAGCCTTTGATGCATCAATCGCGCTTTTACTGGCCGATATTAACGATCTGCCCGATACCAGTATTGCCGTTAAGCGCGAACTGCGCGTAGTGCATCAGCTTCAACAAACCGATTTACTGCAAACATTGGATGCCCGAACGCAGCATCTGCTGGCCAATACCCTCGCGCCGCTCATGTCGGCAAGGGTACTGCGCGACAAACACGCCACCGCCTTCGACAAGTTAATCGCCACCATCCAGTGTTGCTTAGTAGAGCAAGCCAGCTGTTTTGATGATGGCCGCGATCAGCTGCTGTTGGAGGTCGATAAACTCGCCATTAATATTCAGGCCGTTCGCCAAAAGGATGCCGTCATAGCCGAACTGCGCAGCGCCGTTTTTTGGCAAAACCCCAGCATCCAAAAGCTAGAGCATGTACGCAAAGAATTGCGCGGTATCATGAAGTACCGGCAATCGGCTGCGGGTGGCATTTATGCCATGCCGGCCACCAAAGCGGGCGATACGGGGGTGCAAGAGAGCGAGCGCGAAGTTAAAATTGCCGGCGCAAACGAGGCCATGCTTTACCGGCGCCGGTTAAAAGATATTCTCGATCAAATGATCGATGCCAATCCAATCCTACAAAAAATTCGCCAAGGCCAAGCCATTGCCGAGCCAGAGCTAAAAACCCTTACCTCTATTATTCTTACCAGCCACCCGGGCGTAAGCCTAGAGGTATTAAACGACTTTTATGGCCGCACGGCAGATCAGCTTCACATAACAGTGCGGGAGCTAATAGGGTTAAACCCACAAATATTAGAGGCCCACTTTCAAGCCTTTTTACATGCCCACCCCAGCCTTACCGCTCAGCAAGTGCGCTTTATGAACTTGCTAAAAAACTACATTGCCCAGCATGGCTCCATCGTTATTGACAAACTTTACGACGCGCCCTTTACCTCCGTTTCCCACGAAGGCATAGATGGTGTATTCAATGCCGATGACGTCAACGAGCTGGTCTCTGTGCTCAAGCCCTATTTAAAACAGGACATGCAGCATGACAGTTAA